The Primulina tabacum isolate GXHZ01 chromosome 7, ASM2559414v2, whole genome shotgun sequence genome includes a window with the following:
- the LOC142550882 gene encoding LOW QUALITY PROTEIN: peroxidase 29-like (The sequence of the model RefSeq protein was modified relative to this genomic sequence to represent the inferred CDS: deleted 1 base in 1 codon) codes for MVENMNKRILALIILLQILRFHAEGGGLFYNFYDRSCPQAENIVRAGLESASLTDPTTPSAILRLMFHDCQVQGCDASILLDANQHSELRSSKNYGIRKTELISLIKRALEAVCPLQVSCADIIVLAAREAVAMSGGPRIDVPLGRKDSSIPSSSALADSSLPPPDVGVDGMLRIFAKKGLTVEESVAILGGHTLGITHCSNIHARLYNSQGGIKDAIEPKFKNILKIICPPMSWASNISFVPNDLTPLAFDNQYFASAIHGRGLLRVDAEMPLHSRTGPFVTKFANDRGAFFRAFSSAFVKLGSSNVLTGTRGVIRRSCNALH; via the exons ATGGTGGAAAATATGAACAAAAGAATTCTTGCACTGATAATTCTCTTGCAAATTCTGAGATTTCATGCGGAAGGAGGCGGGCTCTTCTACAATTTCTACGATCGATCTTGCCCACAGGCGGAGAACATTGTCCGAGCCGGGCTCGAATCTGCCTCGCTCACTGATCCTACCACCCCTTCAGCTATTCTAAGGCTCATGTTTCATGACTGCCAAGTTCAG GGTTGTgatgcatcgattctcctggATGCAAACCAACACTCCGAACTGCGTTCATCAAAGAATTATGGGATTCGAAAGACGGAGTTGATAAGTCTAATAAAAAGAGCTCTAGAGGCAGTGTGCCCCTTGCAGGTTTCATGTGCAGACATCATAGTATTAGCTGCTCGGGAAGCCGTTGCCATGTCTGGAGGGCCAAGAATCGATGTCCCGTTGGGGCGTAAAGACTCTTCTATCCCCTCGAGTTCGGCGTTGGCGGACTCTTCGCTCCCTCCACCAGATGTTGGGGTTGATGGCATGCTCCGAATTTTTGCAAAAAAGGGCTTGACGGTTGAAGAATCCGTTGCCATTTTGG GGGGACATACTCTAGGGATCACACATTGTTCGAATATCCATGCTCGACTATACAATTCCCAGGGAGGTATAAAGGATGCAATCGAGCCCAAATTcaagaatattttgaaaattatctGTCCTCCTATGTCATGGGCGTCGAACATAAGTTTC GTGCCAAACGACCTTACACCATTGGCATTCGACAATCAGTACTTTGCTAGTGCAATTCATGGTCGCGGGTTGCTTAGAGTTGATGCTGAAATGCCTCTACATTCACGAACTGGACCGTTCGTGACTAAGTTTGCTAACGATCGAGGGGCGTTTTTTCGAGCTTTTTCTTCTGCTTTTGTGAAGCTAGGGTCTTCGAATGTTCTTACAGGGACTCGAGGCGTGATCAGGAGAAGCTGTAATGCACTTCATTGA
- the LOC142550697 gene encoding secreted RxLR effector protein 161-like has product MQDCKPGNTPVAKGDKFNLKQCPKGSLEIQEMQKIPYALAVGSLMYAQVCMRPDIAYIVGVLGRYLSNRGMDNWKAAKRVMRYLKTTRNYMLTYRRSDHLEIIGYSGSDFAGYQDSMRSTSGYIFMLAGGAISWRSAKQALTASSTMASEFVACYEASNHAILQKPWIERPLGLFCDNRSAVLYSNNNRSSTKSKHIDIKFLVVKERAQSGQISIENLGTNSMVADPLTKGLPSNVFHEHTARMGVVEMDDL; this is encoded by the exons ATGCAAGATTGTAAACCAGGAAACACCCCGGTCGCTAAGGGAGATAAGTTTAATCTCAAACAATGCCCTAAGGGAAGTCTTGAAATTCAAGAAATGCAAAAGATTCCCTATGCTTTGGCAGTAGGAAGtcttatgtatgctcaagtttGTATGCGTCCGGATATTGCGTACATCGTAGGTGTGTTGGGCAGATATCTAAGCAACCGAGGAATGGATAACTGGAAAGCAGCCAAAAGGGTTATGAGATACCTGAAAACAACTAGGAATTACATGCTCACATATAGGAGGTCAGATCATCTTGAGATCATTGGGTATTCTGGCTCCGATTTTGCGGGATACCAAGACAGTATGAGATCCACTTCAGGTTACATTTTTATGTTAGCTGGTGGAGCcatttcttggagaagtgcCAAACAGGCACTTACAGCTTCCTCCACTATGGCTTCAGAATTTGTTGCTTGTTACGAAGCATCAAATCATGCGATATTGCAGAAGCCCt GGATTGAAAGACCCCTTGGATTATTTTGTGACAATAGATCAGCTGTGTTATATTCCAACAACAATAGGAGCTCGACAAAGTCGAAGCATATTGACATCAAGTTCCTTGTTGTGAAAGAAAGGGCACAAAGTGGACAGATTTCTATAGAAAACTTAGGTACAAACTCCATGGTAGCGGACCCCCTGACAAAGGGTTTGCCGTCTAATGTCTTTCATGAGCATACTGCTCGTATGGGTGTCGTAGAGATGGATGATCTCTAG
- the LOC142550883 gene encoding calcium-binding protein CP1 produces MCPTGTTLPRGGKSNLRSAFDVIDADGDGKISHEDLRAFYGGFSAADTSGEEVIESMISVADSNKDGFVQYDEFEKVLEGKKGKDQRIGVMEDAFRVMDKDGDGKVGHDDLKSYLKWAGFEADDEDVKAMIRLGGGDDQNGGVTFQGFLKILAL; encoded by the coding sequence ATGTGTCCAACGGGAACAACCTTGCCGCGCGGAGGGAAATCGAACCTGCGATCGGCGTTCGACGTCATTGATGCCGACGGAGACGGGAAGATCAGTCACGAGGATCTCCGGGCGTTCTACGGGGGGTTCTCCGCGGCCGACACTTCCGGGGAGGAGGTCATCGAATCCATGATTTCTGTCGCGGATTCCAACAAAGATGGGTTCGTGCAATACGACGAATTCGAGAAGGTTTTGGAGGGGAAGAAGGGGAAGGATCAGAGGATTGGGGTGATGGAGGATGCTTTCCGGGTGATGGATAAAGATGGAGATGGGAAAGTGGGGCACGACGATCTGAAAAGCTACCTGAAGTGGGCTGGGTTCGAAGCCGACGATGAAGACGTGAAGGCCATGATCAGGTTGGGCGGCGGGGACGATCAAAACGGTGGTGTTACTTTCCAAGGGTTTCTCAAGATTTTGGCCCTTTGA